One stretch of Nocardia mangyaensis DNA includes these proteins:
- a CDS encoding MCE family protein, giving the protein MNTLLSTLKLAVVTLTTACLAGCGIGTEPDTTITAEFANANGLYEGNPVSVLGMRVGRIVRIEARGTEVVVEMRIDGSIQLPADVQAVTISDSLLTDRHIELTPVYRGGPTLPSGAVLDLAQTKSPVEFDALLSMAQKLSVSLSGDGNGAGPVADLIDLGSAATEGNGDEMRAALGELSRALQLGEDNGAATRDAITTVVTNLDELTAAAARNDRTLREFGGAVAQLSDFLADQQLGTGATGAALNRIIGQVTELLQRHQDTISGLAGNADTVTASLADYDYNLAQFLDVFPMVVDNAYNSVDPNVRALRASVDVNRLLLDGQMVKEICNLLQLQNLGCATGTLRDMGPDFGITAILAGIAEKSGR; this is encoded by the coding sequence ATGAACACACTGCTGTCCACCCTGAAACTCGCCGTGGTCACGCTGACCACGGCCTGCCTGGCCGGCTGCGGGATCGGCACCGAACCGGACACCACCATCACCGCCGAATTCGCCAATGCCAACGGTCTGTACGAGGGCAACCCGGTCTCGGTGCTCGGCATGCGCGTCGGCCGTATCGTGCGGATCGAAGCCCGCGGCACCGAGGTCGTCGTCGAGATGCGCATCGACGGCTCGATCCAGCTGCCCGCCGATGTGCAAGCGGTCACGATCTCGGACTCGCTGCTCACCGACCGCCACATCGAACTCACCCCGGTCTACCGGGGCGGACCGACCCTGCCATCGGGAGCGGTGCTCGATCTGGCCCAGACGAAGTCGCCGGTGGAGTTCGACGCCCTGCTGTCGATGGCACAGAAGTTGTCCGTCTCGCTCAGCGGTGACGGCAACGGCGCGGGCCCGGTCGCCGACCTGATCGACCTGGGGTCGGCCGCGACCGAAGGAAACGGCGACGAGATGCGGGCGGCGCTCGGTGAGCTCTCCCGGGCGCTGCAACTGGGCGAGGACAATGGGGCCGCCACCCGCGACGCGATCACCACCGTCGTCACCAACCTCGACGAGCTGACCGCGGCGGCGGCGCGCAATGATCGAACGCTGCGTGAATTCGGTGGTGCCGTAGCGCAACTCAGTGACTTCCTGGCCGACCAGCAGCTGGGCACCGGTGCGACCGGCGCCGCGCTGAACCGGATCATCGGCCAGGTCACCGAGCTGCTGCAACGCCACCAGGACACCATTTCCGGACTCGCGGGCAACGCCGACACCGTCACCGCTTCGCTGGCCGACTACGACTACAACCTCGCCCAGTTCCTGGATGTGTTCCCGATGGTCGTCGACAACGCCTACAACTCCGTCGACCCGAATGTCCGCGCGCTGCGCGCCAGTGTGGATGTCAACCGGCTGCTGCTCGATGGCCAGATGGTCAAGGAGATCTGCAATCTGTTGCAGCTGCAGAACCTCGGCTGCGCCACCGGCACCCTGCGCGACATGGGACCGGATTTCGGTATCACCGCCATCCTGGCGGGCATCGCGGAAAAGAGCGGCCGATGA
- a CDS encoding ABC transporter permease, translating into MASVYRPPGVRTVLSMAAGPGRAVIRLGHMFTFFVRAVVSIPVALRHYGRETLRILADVTWGNGALIVGGGTAGVMIILGAAAGGIVGIEGFNALKLLGMEPATGMIAATAATRELAPIMASIAFAAQAGCRFTAQLGAMRIAEEIDALDAIAIRPVPFLVSTRLIAAIVAVIPLYLAALAADYLAVELFVGLVGGQSFGTYAHYFDLVLSGTDVLFSLLKAIVFVTITTTIQCYYGYYARGGPQGVGVAAGRAMRASITVMISVNLLMTLALWGFDAGSRISG; encoded by the coding sequence ATGGCCAGCGTGTATCGCCCGCCCGGAGTTCGGACGGTGCTCTCCATGGCGGCCGGACCAGGGCGCGCTGTCATCCGGCTCGGGCACATGTTCACCTTCTTCGTGCGCGCGGTGGTCTCGATCCCGGTGGCCCTGCGCCACTACGGTCGCGAGACCCTGCGAATCCTGGCCGATGTGACCTGGGGCAACGGCGCACTCATCGTCGGCGGCGGAACGGCGGGAGTGATGATCATCCTGGGCGCCGCCGCCGGCGGAATCGTCGGCATCGAGGGCTTCAACGCCTTGAAGTTGCTCGGCATGGAACCGGCGACCGGGATGATCGCCGCGACGGCGGCGACGCGCGAACTGGCCCCGATCATGGCCTCGATCGCCTTCGCCGCGCAGGCTGGGTGCCGATTCACCGCGCAGCTGGGAGCCATGCGGATCGCCGAGGAGATCGATGCCCTCGACGCGATCGCGATCCGCCCCGTGCCCTTCCTCGTCTCGACGCGGTTGATCGCGGCGATCGTGGCGGTGATCCCCCTGTACCTGGCCGCGCTGGCCGCGGACTACCTCGCCGTCGAGCTGTTCGTCGGCCTCGTGGGCGGACAATCGTTCGGGACCTACGCGCACTACTTCGACCTCGTACTCAGCGGCACCGACGTCTTGTTCTCGCTGTTGAAGGCCATCGTCTTCGTCACCATCACCACCACGATCCAGTGCTACTACGGCTATTACGCGCGTGGCGGCCCCCAGGGGGTCGGTGTCGCGGCCGGTCGCGCGATGCGCGCGAGCATCACCGTGATGATCTCGGTGAATCTTCTGATGACGTTGGCGCTGTGGGGATTCGACGCCGGTTCCAGGATCAGTGGGTGA
- a CDS encoding LacI family DNA-binding transcriptional regulator: MAAPDRDATSAGKSTRPTHADVARLANVSTATVSYVLNNSAGKRISPRTREAVYSAAGQLGYRPNAAARNLARGGSGVVLSVLPRVAVGDMPIQAGSLMATALARHGLLQVQIFETEDYQQVIDAIDNLDPIAVLSLFPLSSDARGKVNAAKVPLIEIGLLPALGDPLLTVGVLRVGHLVARGHRKIAFGHTGDATWRALGDYWLRGIIDAARAHDLPPITVDEVTTSNAADVVTGWVRDGVTAVCAQSDEIAGMVLHGLREAGLRCPHDLAVLGIDANPMGALCDPPLTTVQFNPAAVADAAVAAVLTELGYPAPPAPSPTDVAHLVVRAST; this comes from the coding sequence ATGGCCGCTCCCGATCGTGACGCGACGAGCGCCGGTAAGAGCACGCGGCCCACCCACGCCGATGTCGCCCGACTGGCGAACGTGTCGACCGCGACCGTGAGCTATGTCTTGAACAACTCCGCGGGCAAGCGGATCTCCCCCCGCACCAGGGAGGCGGTCTACAGCGCCGCCGGACAGCTCGGCTATCGGCCCAATGCCGCCGCGCGCAACCTCGCGCGTGGTGGGAGTGGCGTGGTGCTGTCCGTCCTGCCGCGGGTCGCGGTGGGCGACATGCCGATTCAGGCCGGCAGTCTGATGGCCACCGCACTCGCTCGCCACGGTTTGCTCCAGGTACAGATCTTCGAGACCGAGGACTACCAGCAGGTCATCGACGCGATCGACAACCTCGATCCGATCGCGGTGCTGAGCCTGTTCCCGTTGAGCAGTGACGCACGAGGCAAGGTCAACGCCGCGAAGGTTCCGCTGATCGAGATCGGGTTGCTGCCCGCGCTCGGCGACCCACTGCTCACCGTCGGCGTGTTGCGCGTGGGACACCTCGTCGCACGCGGTCACCGCAAGATCGCCTTCGGACACACCGGTGACGCCACCTGGCGCGCCCTGGGCGACTATTGGCTCCGCGGGATCATCGACGCCGCGCGGGCACACGACCTGCCGCCGATCACGGTGGACGAAGTCACCACGAGCAACGCGGCCGACGTGGTCACCGGCTGGGTGCGCGACGGTGTCACCGCGGTGTGCGCGCAGAGCGATGAGATCGCGGGCATGGTGTTGCACGGTCTGCGGGAAGCGGGACTGCGCTGCCCGCACGACCTCGCCGTGCTCGGCATCGATGCCAATCCCATGGGGGCACTGTGTGATCCGCCCCTGACCACGGTGCAGTTCAACCCCGCCGCGGTCGCCGACGCCGCGGTCGCCGCGGTACTCACCGAGCTGGGATATCCGGCCCCGCCCGCGCCCTCGCCGACCGACGTCGCGCACCTCGTCGTGCGGGCCTCCACCTAG
- a CDS encoding aldehyde dehydrogenase family protein — protein MTVQNVLDEIRNRPGTGDVIPVIDPVTEQQLTEFTDGGTEAVDDAVARAKAASKSGIWKNLAGSEKSKILWRVADLIDENTELLAELESVNAGIPQNQAATIVAIGSEWFRYYAGWCTKIDGIAHDVNAGGLTGVESRQHAYTLKEPYDVVGLIFPWNGPVFNYCAKVAPALAAGCSSVVKPAEETPLSALVLDRILAQAGVPDGVVNLINGYGHTTGAAITAHPDVDKVAFTGSTEVGRAIVQASAASNLNKITLELGGKSPVLIFDDADLDMAIMMAGFGSFIHSGQACVCGSRIFVQRGAYDKVVAGIANLADNMKLGGPKEEGTMIGPLISAKQLTRVLGYVDQGKTEGVEFVTGGERLDRTGYFVHPAVVTDVDPATSRLYREEIFGPIVTILPFDTEEEVVAMANDSTYGLAATVWTKDIGRGHRLAKQLQAGTVSLNCQMVFDHSMPFGGYKQSGWGYEAGKAGLEAYLQTKTVWAQM, from the coding sequence ATGACCGTGCAGAACGTGCTGGACGAGATCCGCAACCGCCCCGGCACCGGTGACGTGATCCCCGTCATCGATCCCGTCACCGAGCAACAGCTCACCGAATTCACCGACGGCGGCACCGAAGCCGTCGACGACGCCGTCGCACGGGCGAAAGCCGCGTCGAAGTCCGGCATCTGGAAGAACCTGGCCGGCAGCGAGAAATCCAAGATCCTCTGGCGCGTCGCGGATCTGATCGACGAGAACACCGAACTGCTGGCCGAACTCGAATCGGTCAACGCCGGAATCCCGCAGAACCAGGCCGCGACCATCGTCGCCATCGGTTCGGAATGGTTTCGCTACTACGCCGGTTGGTGCACCAAGATCGACGGCATCGCCCACGACGTGAACGCCGGTGGACTGACGGGCGTGGAATCGCGACAGCACGCCTACACCCTCAAGGAGCCCTATGACGTGGTGGGGCTGATCTTCCCGTGGAACGGCCCGGTCTTCAATTACTGCGCCAAGGTCGCTCCCGCCCTCGCGGCCGGGTGCAGCAGCGTGGTGAAACCCGCCGAGGAGACACCGCTTTCGGCGCTGGTACTCGACCGGATCCTGGCTCAGGCCGGCGTGCCGGACGGCGTGGTCAATCTGATCAACGGCTACGGACACACCACCGGCGCGGCGATCACCGCGCATCCGGACGTGGACAAGGTCGCCTTCACCGGCTCCACCGAAGTCGGCCGGGCGATCGTGCAGGCCTCGGCGGCGAGCAACCTCAACAAGATCACCCTCGAGCTCGGCGGCAAGTCGCCGGTGCTGATCTTCGACGACGCCGATCTCGACATGGCGATCATGATGGCCGGTTTCGGCTCCTTCATACATTCGGGTCAGGCGTGCGTCTGCGGTTCGCGCATCTTCGTGCAGCGCGGCGCCTACGACAAGGTCGTGGCGGGCATCGCGAATCTGGCCGACAACATGAAGCTGGGCGGGCCCAAGGAAGAGGGCACCATGATCGGCCCACTGATCAGCGCCAAGCAGCTCACCCGGGTGCTGGGATACGTCGATCAGGGCAAAACCGAAGGCGTCGAATTCGTCACCGGCGGTGAACGTCTCGACCGAACCGGCTACTTCGTCCACCCCGCCGTGGTCACCGATGTCGACCCGGCGACCAGCCGCCTGTACCGCGAGGAGATCTTCGGGCCGATCGTCACGATCCTGCCTTTCGACACCGAAGAGGAGGTCGTCGCGATGGCCAACGACAGCACCTACGGACTGGCCGCCACCGTCTGGACCAAGGACATCGGCCGCGGACATCGACTGGCCAAGCAGCTGCAAGCCGGAACCGTCTCGTTGAACTGCCAGATGGTGTTCGACCATTCGATGCCCTTCGGTGGCTACAAACAGTCGGGCTGGGGTTACGAAGCCGGCAAAGCGGGCCTCGAGGCCTACCTGCAGACCAAGACCGTCTGGGCGCAGATGTAG
- a CDS encoding MlaD family protein, producing the protein MTPRLRTAPRLAVVALTLSATGCAMGLDQLPLPAPGLGGDTYTLTATFSNALNLPTKAKVTLNGADIGQVESMSARDYTAVVTLRISSAVRLPVGASAQLRSATPMGDVFVAITSPPTVEPGTALLDDGDAIALESTSAASTIEEMLTRATLLVNGGTIQYLTTVVAALSEHVGGRGDRLAALLDETRALLGSLTDRTDQINGVLHAATDLSATVAAQQATLADAVAAAGPAIDVLAENTDSVVTLVDRVHTIANQLARFPSVAGTNTTSMAVNINQLAANLDAAARNPEADLDAVNDMIKIVLKMISGPNGHVAVDVAELAIPDPANPGGVGGRAPDITDWTAFVGSLQHMITRLGNRLTGAPR; encoded by the coding sequence ATGACGCCTCGCCTCCGGACAGCACCCCGGCTCGCGGTCGTCGCGCTCACCCTGTCCGCCACCGGATGTGCCATGGGGCTGGATCAGCTCCCGCTGCCCGCACCGGGGCTCGGCGGCGACACCTACACGCTCACCGCGACGTTCTCCAACGCGCTCAACCTGCCGACCAAGGCCAAGGTCACGCTCAACGGCGCCGACATCGGCCAAGTCGAGTCCATGTCGGCGCGCGACTACACCGCCGTGGTGACGCTGCGCATCAGCTCGGCCGTCCGGCTGCCCGTCGGTGCGTCGGCCCAGCTGCGATCGGCCACACCGATGGGCGATGTCTTCGTCGCGATCACCTCGCCGCCGACCGTCGAGCCCGGCACCGCCCTGCTCGACGACGGCGACGCGATCGCACTGGAGTCGACCTCGGCGGCATCGACCATCGAGGAAATGCTCACGCGCGCGACTCTTCTGGTCAACGGCGGCACCATCCAATACCTCACCACGGTGGTCGCCGCGCTCAGCGAACACGTCGGAGGCCGCGGCGACCGGCTCGCCGCGCTTCTCGATGAGACCCGAGCCCTGCTCGGCAGCCTCACCGACCGCACCGACCAGATCAACGGCGTGCTGCACGCCGCGACCGATCTCAGTGCGACCGTGGCTGCCCAGCAGGCCACGCTCGCCGATGCCGTCGCCGCGGCCGGACCGGCCATCGACGTCCTGGCCGAGAACACCGATTCGGTGGTCACCCTGGTGGATCGGGTCCACACGATCGCCAACCAGCTCGCCCGGTTCCCCAGTGTCGCCGGCACCAACACCACGAGCATGGCTGTCAACATCAACCAATTGGCCGCGAACCTCGACGCCGCCGCGCGCAATCCCGAGGCCGACCTCGACGCGGTCAACGACATGATCAAGATCGTGCTCAAGATGATCAGTGGCCCCAACGGTCACGTCGCGGTCGACGTCGCCGAGCTCGCGATCCCCGATCCGGCGAATCCGGGCGGAGTCGGCGGCCGGGCTCCCGACATCACCGACTGGACCGCGTTCGTCGGCTCGCTCCAGCACATGATCACACGGCTGGGCAACCGGCTGACAGGAGCTCCACGATGA
- a CDS encoding MlaD family protein, translating to MSIVFESDDRHLSNIGLFVRGLAALTVVVAAVTAMIARSEGAFADTVEVTAMLGDVGDGLPKRSDVKYRGVLVGTVQDVVAADGTHLNTVRIELTPEHAAAIPATVTARVVPSNVFAVPSVQLIDNGPGAPLRSGASISEDHSKASVQLQTSLTALSRIVDAVGRPGTDPTLGILETVERATRGRGADALAAATQLERIVRAYRGELSGTDDTTALLTGLAEAVHGLQESAPDLLAALHNAIGPMRSVAEQRVRLTELLTGGIATTETVGTALNNRTETIVDLNSRLGPVLQVLAAGSVNFVQMTTSQTRIARVFTHDFWNPETQSGTAKVILELTPHKQYTRTDCPRYGELAGASCEHGPAAGPPVIGAADQPVNLFEQHEIVAESLGLPKEVGVLAELLGLAVPTPPATGEPR from the coding sequence ATGTCCATAGTTTTCGAATCCGACGACCGGCACCTGAGCAACATCGGGCTGTTCGTGCGCGGGCTGGCCGCGTTGACCGTCGTGGTCGCCGCCGTCACGGCGATGATCGCCCGGTCCGAAGGCGCGTTCGCGGACACGGTCGAGGTCACCGCGATGCTGGGCGACGTGGGCGACGGGCTACCGAAACGGTCCGATGTCAAGTATCGCGGCGTGCTGGTCGGGACCGTGCAGGACGTGGTGGCCGCCGACGGTACCCACCTCAACACGGTGCGCATCGAGCTGACACCCGAGCACGCCGCCGCGATTCCAGCGACGGTGACCGCACGCGTGGTCCCGAGCAATGTGTTCGCGGTGCCTTCGGTCCAGCTCATCGACAACGGACCCGGTGCCCCGCTGAGGTCCGGCGCGTCGATATCGGAGGACCACAGCAAAGCCAGTGTGCAGCTGCAGACCTCACTCACCGCGTTGAGCCGCATCGTCGACGCCGTGGGGCGCCCCGGCACCGACCCCACCCTCGGAATCCTGGAGACCGTCGAACGAGCGACCCGTGGCCGCGGCGCGGACGCGCTGGCGGCGGCCACTCAGCTGGAGCGCATCGTGCGTGCCTACCGCGGCGAGCTGTCGGGCACCGACGACACCACCGCACTGCTCACCGGGCTCGCCGAGGCAGTGCACGGGCTCCAGGAGTCCGCACCCGATCTGCTGGCCGCGCTACACAACGCGATCGGGCCGATGCGCAGCGTCGCCGAGCAGCGAGTCCGCTTGACCGAACTGCTCACCGGTGGCATCGCGACGACCGAAACGGTCGGCACCGCACTGAACAACCGGACCGAGACCATCGTCGACCTCAATTCCCGGCTGGGTCCGGTGCTGCAGGTCCTCGCCGCGGGCAGCGTCAACTTCGTCCAGATGACGACCTCGCAAACCCGGATCGCGCGGGTGTTCACCCACGACTTCTGGAACCCCGAGACACAGAGTGGCACCGCGAAAGTGATCCTCGAACTGACACCGCACAAGCAGTACACCCGCACCGACTGCCCCCGCTACGGCGAACTGGCCGGTGCGAGCTGCGAACACGGACCCGCGGCGGGCCCACCGGTCATCGGTGCCGCCGACCAACCGGTGAACTTGTTCGAGCAGCACGAGATCGTGGCCGAAAGCCTCGGTCTGCCCAAGGAAGTCGGTGTCCTCGCGGAGTTGCTCGGCCTGGCCGTACCCACCCCACCAGCCACCGGAGAACCACGGTGA
- a CDS encoding MlaD family protein, translating into MTATAARSRAEGPARVLVEFVRAAHRHRSVVSLLGLLAIFTGACSYLLLSTFGIDPLDRPYRVHVELAQSGGLLPGQEVTLRGVRVGRVDSVQIVGEKVIAVAAIDEHVAISESGQVRIAALSAAGEQYLDFLPASNDGPFLTDGALITADRTSTPVPMSDMLQSLSGTLAQIDPDRLATISRELGVGPAGPEKLAAIIDGGTFLISTLDTVLPNTVNLLNNSRVVVMALHDGRGTLRATSANLATALGGMASMTGGYEQLLAQTPPMLRELDTVLAENSPTMVRLLGNLVTVSQVAYSRIPALNEFFFPQQRAGSALDAVASAFHDGGVWALASIYPRYACDYDVPRRPGSVPDYAHPYVNADCTDPDPTLMPRGARNAPRPTDDPVPAPPPADPLQTAEPAPVGPLTVPTPYGGPYAPGTR; encoded by the coding sequence ATGACCGCGACCGCTGCTCGGAGCAGGGCGGAAGGACCGGCCCGCGTGCTCGTCGAGTTCGTGCGCGCCGCACACCGGCATCGATCCGTGGTCTCGCTGCTCGGACTGCTCGCCATCTTCACCGGCGCCTGTTCCTACCTGCTGTTGTCCACCTTCGGCATCGACCCACTCGATCGCCCCTACCGAGTACACGTCGAACTCGCACAGTCCGGCGGGCTGCTGCCCGGACAGGAAGTCACCCTGCGTGGTGTGCGCGTGGGGCGCGTGGACTCGGTCCAGATTGTCGGCGAGAAGGTGATCGCCGTCGCCGCCATCGACGAGCATGTCGCGATCTCGGAGTCCGGGCAGGTGCGCATCGCGGCGCTGTCGGCCGCCGGCGAGCAGTATCTGGATTTCCTGCCCGCGAGCAACGACGGCCCCTTTCTGACCGACGGCGCGCTGATCACCGCCGACCGCACCTCCACCCCGGTACCGATGTCGGACATGCTGCAAAGCCTCAGCGGCACTCTCGCCCAGATCGATCCCGACCGGCTCGCGACGATCTCGCGTGAACTGGGTGTCGGCCCGGCGGGCCCCGAGAAACTGGCGGCGATCATCGACGGTGGCACGTTCCTCATCTCCACGCTCGACACGGTGCTGCCGAACACGGTGAACTTGCTGAACAACAGTCGAGTGGTCGTCATGGCACTGCACGACGGCCGCGGCACGTTGCGGGCCACCTCCGCGAACCTCGCCACCGCGCTCGGCGGCATGGCGTCGATGACCGGCGGCTACGAACAGCTGCTCGCGCAGACACCGCCGATGTTGCGCGAGCTCGACACTGTTCTCGCCGAGAACTCACCGACCATGGTGCGGCTGCTGGGCAACCTGGTCACCGTCTCGCAGGTCGCCTACTCCCGGATCCCCGCCCTCAACGAGTTCTTCTTTCCCCAGCAACGCGCCGGATCGGCCCTCGACGCCGTCGCCTCGGCGTTTCACGACGGCGGTGTGTGGGCGCTGGCCAGTATCTATCCCCGATACGCCTGCGACTACGACGTGCCTCGACGGCCCGGCTCCGTGCCCGACTACGCGCACCCTTACGTCAACGCGGACTGCACCGATCCCGATCCCACGCTCATGCCGCGTGGTGCTCGCAACGCTCCACGCCCCACCGACGATCCTGTTCCCGCGCCGCCGCCTGCCGACCCCCTGCAGACCGCCGAGCCCGCGCCGGTGGGCCCCCTGACGGTTCCCACTCCCTACGGTGGGCCCTATGCGCCCGGCACCCGATGA
- a CDS encoding MCE family protein, producing the protein MKNRRDLVGLTAFLLVAALLTWMVRATLQRDVAGDTHAYSAVFSDVSGLRVGDDVRVAGVPVGRVDSIDIHGPHAEVGFRIQRDQPVYANTVASVIYQNLIGQRYLGLSRAEAGDPAPLNPGARIPLERTEPSFDLSGLLNGFQPLFSALDPNDVDNLTSALIRALQGDDGAVAALITETATLVESFAGPDQILGALIDNLSTVMATLAGQSAGIQTTLTQTRKIFEALETRRDTLLDQTAQISTVVADAAAVIDGASPSLTEFIDREPGFARHFVDGKERFAFLGFNLPQLFQSMIRATDAGAFVNAYVCDISFSIIPGIDPVITQILGAASPTGRPQHSAICR; encoded by the coding sequence GTGAAAAACAGACGCGACCTCGTCGGCCTGACCGCCTTCCTGCTCGTCGCCGCCCTGCTCACCTGGATGGTCCGGGCGACCCTGCAACGCGACGTCGCCGGTGATACGCACGCCTATTCCGCTGTGTTCAGCGACGTCTCGGGGTTGCGCGTCGGCGACGACGTCCGCGTCGCCGGCGTACCGGTGGGCCGGGTCGACTCCATCGACATCCACGGGCCACACGCCGAAGTCGGCTTCCGAATCCAGCGAGATCAGCCCGTCTACGCCAATACCGTCGCCTCGGTCATCTATCAGAATCTGATCGGGCAGCGCTACCTGGGACTGAGCCGAGCCGAAGCAGGCGATCCGGCGCCGCTGAACCCAGGGGCGCGCATCCCACTCGAGCGCACCGAACCGTCCTTCGATCTGTCGGGTCTGCTCAACGGATTCCAGCCGTTGTTCAGCGCACTCGACCCGAACGACGTCGACAACCTGACCTCCGCGCTGATCCGGGCTCTGCAAGGCGACGACGGCGCGGTCGCGGCGCTGATCACCGAGACCGCGACCCTGGTCGAGTCCTTCGCCGGGCCGGATCAGATCCTCGGCGCGCTGATCGACAATCTGTCGACGGTGATGGCCACGCTGGCCGGACAGAGCGCCGGAATACAGACGACCCTCACCCAGACCCGCAAGATCTTCGAGGCACTCGAGACTCGCCGCGACACGCTTCTGGACCAGACCGCGCAGATCTCCACCGTCGTCGCCGACGCGGCCGCGGTGATCGACGGCGCGAGCCCGTCGCTGACGGAGTTCATCGACCGCGAACCCGGCTTCGCGCGCCATTTCGTCGACGGGAAGGAGCGTTTCGCCTTCCTCGGCTTCAATCTTCCCCAGCTGTTCCAGTCCATGATCCGGGCCACCGACGCCGGCGCCTTCGTCAACGCCTATGTCTGCGACATCAGTTTCAGCATCATCCCGGGGATCGATCCCGTGATCACGCAGATCCTGGGCGCAGCCTCCCCCACCGGCCGGCCCCAGCACTCCGCGATCTGTAGGTAG
- a CDS encoding MCE family protein, giving the protein MKTSLRALIPVLPRPGAAGAGPIATDKALRTGLIAVLVLTLVLVGLLVINSLHLGTRTVRAEFAQAAGVAAGDPVTWAGIPVGTVTGTRLAGDRVEVTLTVDNEVTLGTDTAAAIKLTTLLGSRYVELRSSGGGELRENRIPLSQTSVPYDLETALQDATTTFDQLDADQIAESMTALSQGLDGVPSLVPGILRDIRSLSNVIATRRDQIGTLLTSTDQVSTVIRTQQAELASVVGQGGIVLREILARQDALHRLLDATTTLVQRLEPIVVGGRAEIEQLLTDLRDMTAMMAGHDDLLRSILQILPVPWRMFANATGTGAELNANAPDGAFVDSWMCALSAIAVDAGKAPYLQDCR; this is encoded by the coding sequence ATGAAGACATCCCTGCGCGCCCTCATCCCTGTGCTGCCGCGACCTGGTGCCGCGGGTGCGGGCCCGATCGCCACCGACAAGGCGTTGCGGACCGGCCTCATCGCCGTGCTCGTGCTGACGCTGGTGCTGGTCGGGCTGCTCGTGATCAACTCGCTGCACCTCGGCACACGCACCGTGCGAGCCGAATTCGCGCAAGCCGCGGGGGTCGCCGCGGGCGACCCGGTGACCTGGGCCGGAATTCCCGTCGGCACGGTGACCGGCACCCGGCTCGCCGGCGACCGGGTCGAGGTGACGTTGACCGTCGACAACGAGGTCACTCTGGGCACCGATACCGCGGCCGCGATCAAGCTGACCACCCTGCTCGGCTCGCGCTATGTCGAATTGCGCTCCTCCGGCGGTGGTGAACTGCGCGAGAACCGTATTCCGTTGTCCCAGACCAGCGTTCCCTACGACCTCGAGACCGCCCTGCAAGACGCGACAACCACCTTCGACCAACTCGACGCCGACCAGATCGCCGAGTCGATGACGGCGTTGTCGCAAGGGCTCGACGGCGTACCGTCGCTGGTCCCGGGCATCCTGCGCGACATCCGGTCGCTGTCGAACGTCATCGCGACCCGACGCGATCAGATCGGAACCCTGCTCACCAGTACCGACCAGGTCAGCACCGTGATCCGTACCCAGCAAGCCGAACTCGCCTCGGTGGTCGGCCAGGGCGGCATCGTCTTGCGGGAGATCCTCGCCCGCCAGGACGCGCTGCATCGACTGCTCGACGCGACGACCACCCTGGTCCAGCGGCTCGAACCGATCGTGGTCGGTGGGCGTGCCGAAATCGAACAACTGCTGACCGACCTGCGCGACATGACCGCGATGATGGCCGGCCACGACGACCTGCTGCGCAGCATCCTGCAGATCCTTCCGGTCCCCTGGCGCATGTTCGCCAATGCCACCGGCACCGGCGCGGAACTGAACGCCAACGCCCCCGACGGCGCTTTCGTCGACTCGTGGATGTGCGCGTTGAGTGCCATCGCCGTCGACGCGGGCAAAGCCCCCTATCTCCAGGACTGCCGATGA